In Phycisphaerae bacterium, the following proteins share a genomic window:
- a CDS encoding beta-N-acetylhexosaminidase — translation MSKSTLPLIMASASIAAGQAGLAAQGSALPVIPQPARVERADGVFVIDENTAIVVDAASMAEAYKLQDYLAPATGLRLKLVENAGSQGAITLRIADSFAALGEEGYALIVAPDGILIGARARAGLFYGIQTLRQLLSPAIFRLARVEGVRWEVPCVRIEDQPRFRWRGLLVDTARHFVPKSALLKFIDTMALHKFNSLQLHLTDDQGWRIEIKKYPKLTEIGAWRDETLVGHAHAKPWQFDGRKHGGFYTQDDIREIVRYAADRHINVVPEIEMPGHARAAISAYPHLGCNPDTPLKPWTVWGVCPDIFCPTDQTVAFLQDVLAEVMELFPSPYIHIGGDEAVKDQWKASPVVQARIKELGLKDEAEMQSWFVKQMDAFLTRKGRRLVGWDEILEGGLAPGAVVMSWRGEKGGITAAKSGHDVVMAPTSHTYLDYYQGPKDSEPLAIGGDLPIEKVYAYEPIPADLSEEEARRVLGTQGQLWSEYIPNPRHLEYMAYPRAAALAEVAWSAKGQRNFDSFLERLRQHVQRLQVMDVNFRPLDR, via the coding sequence ATGTCCAAGTCAACGCTGCCGCTGATCATGGCGAGTGCAAGCATCGCCGCCGGACAGGCCGGGCTCGCCGCTCAAGGCTCCGCCTTGCCGGTTATTCCCCAACCCGCCAGAGTGGAACGCGCGGACGGCGTGTTCGTCATTGACGAGAACACTGCGATTGTCGTCGACGCCGCGAGCATGGCCGAAGCGTACAAGCTGCAGGATTACCTTGCCCCGGCGACGGGTCTGCGCCTGAAGCTTGTTGAGAACGCCGGATCGCAAGGTGCCATCACACTGAGAATCGCGGACTCGTTCGCCGCTCTTGGCGAGGAAGGATACGCGCTCATCGTCGCTCCCGACGGCATCCTGATCGGGGCCAGAGCCCGCGCCGGCCTGTTCTACGGCATTCAGACGCTTCGGCAGTTGCTGTCGCCCGCAATCTTCCGCTTAGCGCGGGTAGAAGGCGTGCGTTGGGAGGTCCCGTGCGTCCGGATCGAGGATCAACCTCGCTTCAGGTGGCGCGGCTTGCTGGTCGACACCGCTCGCCACTTCGTACCGAAGTCAGCGCTGCTCAAGTTCATCGATACCATGGCTCTGCACAAGTTCAACAGTCTGCAGCTTCACCTGACGGACGACCAGGGCTGGCGAATCGAGATCAAGAAGTATCCCAAGCTCACGGAGATCGGGGCATGGCGGGACGAGACCCTTGTCGGTCATGCCCACGCGAAACCCTGGCAGTTTGACGGCCGCAAACACGGCGGGTTCTACACCCAGGATGACATCCGCGAGATCGTCCGTTATGCGGCCGATCGGCATATCAACGTCGTTCCCGAGATCGAGATGCCCGGCCACGCGCGGGCGGCCATCTCCGCCTACCCGCATCTCGGATGCAACCCCGACACGCCGCTCAAACCGTGGACCGTGTGGGGCGTATGCCCGGACATTTTCTGCCCGACGGACCAGACCGTGGCGTTCCTGCAGGACGTTCTGGCAGAAGTGATGGAGCTTTTCCCCAGCCCGTACATTCACATCGGCGGAGACGAAGCGGTCAAGGATCAGTGGAAGGCCAGTCCCGTGGTGCAGGCCCGCATCAAGGAACTGGGTTTGAAAGACGAGGCCGAGATGCAGAGTTGGTTCGTCAAACAAATGGACGCCTTCCTGACCAGAAAGGGGCGCCGGTTGGTCGGCTGGGACGAGATTCTGGAAGGCGGCCTGGCACCCGGAGCGGTGGTCATGTCGTGGCGCGGCGAGAAAGGCGGGATCACGGCGGCCAAGTCGGGGCATGACGTGGTAATGGCACCGACGTCACACACCTACCTGGATTACTACCAGGGCCCGAAGGATAGTGAGCCGCTTGCCATCGGTGGTGACCTGCCGATCGAGAAGGTTTACGCGTATGAGCCCATCCCGGCTGATCTGAGCGAAGAAGAAGCCCGGCGCGTGCTCGGAACGCAAGGGCAGCTCTGGTCGGAATACATTCCCAACCCGAGGCACCTTGAATACATGGCCTATCCTCGCGCGGCGGCACTGGCCGAGGTCGCATGGTCCGCCAAAGGGCAACGGAACTTCGATTCATTCCTGGAACGGCTGCGACAGCACGTGCAGCGGTTGCAGGTGATGGATGTCAACTTCCGGCCGCTGGACAGGTAA
- a CDS encoding DUF6259 domain-containing protein, protein MRFEFFRAASVCLVLAAVHVSPLPAGEASRERQRVEIGWHDDFRTDSGWLRENSDAPDHGDHAAIAFGSDGAVVSVASSNRATAWTRTTNPIWVNVFPFLEVRYSIRESGSGAQVWLLLSDDSTGPVTPGALNPENPLAGDHEALVGPLSRDQDRAVFDLRALFPSDRVARISLRITTEAAPTTVELRRLAFWASDPRLPSPQATRPTCTAILPPEDDFSTSRPSQRGVWQPVQLPQRDVISAAWLTSALETPVDWPAGKDIERGGILFRLGDADRAAMCSGVMERESLDVSGSSQGCELALLLATRMFGSGVAWYGQASVKPRTTITSPHQLAVRLEYEDGSTSIHLPWSVRRKTWAVDRSPDVYIVPMDADKSLVRFSVVDGMSYGQVFLLAASLNSTSSPSFPQLRPKAEPRRTRQAPVPVTSPTQWHRAGNRFTVNNAWLRLAAEVETGLRLEQLGLVPFDREILNAKSPAPFVEVLGEDGRVLSMRFEAGNAGDTAGGARLDFRWSLAPSEHKLSLSVSVEDAGRIRMVPTLHNQTAQTWKTALRIAQLRECRISPIPGDSGYLVGTRNALQSRVPTSIRKDYSGVWPLPLVDLFAEQAGGGLGLFVIDSNLLPKAIEFKQTDSGADIAIEIRELTVPPDGHLVLPPVTLMAHTGDWHDLFNAYRAEAVAETPPDDKRLEESFYCRRDYPLGGTGHLFTPLSLRYTPERLIAESNEAFGGIHMIDISGWAYSRATGRVGDYLSNDLGGLSELRRMVERSHAEGIKVGLYFEGYLIDRRSDLARKALPDWQSVDKTGKPRWWSGDMEFFACPGVEAWRRELAGRIAKVAHETGADAVYVDQFGLLGPGKACWAPNHGHPIPSNPILEERAMLRTIREALDKQAPGTAIYIEYTPVDGLMDLVDAAFDYGLWDVDAGWHPASLPLYRYVFPKLASFEMVGHGIRPIPVEVDDLHRCIFHGLGIWLKGRADSWYTPQFRELARQAYPIFREHADIFRSRQCEPLVPTLQEDLYANRFAGRDRTIITLYNAGCSSVAGELMQVPLPPEWSVVSLLPRGEADAQRDKEQVTIRGTVAPRSVAVFLLSAP, encoded by the coding sequence ATGCGATTCGAGTTCTTTCGGGCTGCATCGGTCTGTCTGGTCCTTGCGGCGGTTCACGTGTCACCGTTGCCGGCCGGAGAGGCTTCTCGCGAGCGCCAGCGCGTGGAAATCGGGTGGCACGACGATTTCCGAACCGACAGCGGCTGGCTTCGTGAGAATAGCGATGCGCCGGATCACGGGGATCATGCCGCAATCGCTTTCGGTTCGGATGGCGCCGTCGTCAGCGTGGCTTCTTCGAATCGAGCGACGGCTTGGACACGGACCACCAACCCGATATGGGTGAACGTGTTTCCGTTCCTTGAGGTCCGGTACAGCATCCGTGAAAGCGGATCGGGGGCACAGGTCTGGCTGCTACTGTCCGACGACTCCACCGGCCCGGTGACGCCCGGTGCTCTGAATCCGGAGAACCCGCTCGCCGGTGACCACGAGGCGCTTGTGGGGCCGTTATCGCGTGACCAGGACCGTGCCGTATTCGACCTGCGGGCCCTATTCCCATCGGATCGGGTGGCCCGGATCAGCCTGCGGATCACCACGGAAGCCGCGCCGACCACCGTTGAACTGCGGCGACTTGCATTCTGGGCATCGGATCCGCGTCTGCCATCGCCGCAAGCGACTCGACCGACCTGTACAGCGATTTTGCCCCCAGAAGATGACTTTTCAACGAGCCGCCCTTCGCAACGAGGTGTCTGGCAGCCCGTTCAATTGCCGCAACGCGATGTGATCTCCGCAGCATGGCTGACCTCGGCTCTGGAGACGCCGGTCGACTGGCCGGCCGGCAAAGACATCGAGCGAGGGGGCATCCTGTTTCGGCTGGGTGATGCGGACCGGGCGGCGATGTGCAGCGGGGTCATGGAGAGGGAAAGTCTGGACGTGAGCGGAAGCTCACAGGGCTGCGAGTTGGCCCTGCTGTTGGCGACGCGCATGTTCGGCAGCGGCGTCGCGTGGTACGGGCAGGCGTCGGTCAAGCCTCGCACCACGATCACCTCGCCCCATCAGCTCGCCGTCCGGCTGGAGTATGAGGACGGAAGCACCAGCATTCATCTTCCCTGGTCGGTTCGCCGCAAGACGTGGGCCGTCGATCGCTCGCCGGACGTCTACATCGTGCCGATGGATGCCGACAAGAGCCTCGTTCGTTTCAGTGTTGTTGACGGGATGAGCTACGGCCAGGTGTTTCTGCTTGCAGCGAGCTTGAACTCCACCTCATCGCCGTCATTTCCACAGTTGCGCCCGAAAGCCGAACCACGACGAACGCGCCAGGCTCCGGTGCCTGTCACCTCGCCGACACAATGGCATCGCGCCGGGAATCGCTTCACCGTCAACAACGCATGGTTGCGTCTGGCGGCTGAAGTAGAGACCGGTCTGCGTCTGGAGCAACTTGGGCTCGTGCCTTTCGATCGGGAAATCCTCAACGCGAAGTCTCCCGCACCTTTTGTCGAGGTCCTCGGCGAGGATGGCCGGGTATTGTCTATGCGATTCGAGGCCGGTAACGCCGGAGACACGGCCGGTGGGGCTCGTCTGGACTTTCGTTGGTCTCTGGCCCCGTCGGAACACAAGCTCTCCTTGTCCGTGTCCGTTGAGGATGCCGGCCGCATCCGCATGGTTCCGACGCTGCACAACCAGACCGCCCAGACGTGGAAGACGGCCCTTCGTATCGCACAACTTCGAGAATGCCGCATTTCCCCCATCCCAGGCGATAGCGGCTATCTGGTCGGGACACGAAACGCCCTGCAGAGTCGTGTGCCCACTTCCATCCGAAAAGACTACAGCGGCGTATGGCCGTTGCCCCTTGTCGATCTTTTCGCCGAGCAGGCCGGTGGCGGGTTGGGCTTGTTCGTGATCGACTCGAACCTGTTGCCCAAGGCGATCGAGTTCAAGCAGACCGATAGCGGGGCCGACATTGCCATCGAGATTCGTGAGCTGACCGTCCCGCCCGATGGCCATCTTGTTCTCCCTCCGGTAACGCTCATGGCACACACCGGAGACTGGCACGATCTATTCAATGCGTACCGCGCCGAGGCGGTTGCCGAGACGCCGCCGGATGACAAGCGGCTTGAAGAATCGTTCTACTGCCGGCGAGACTACCCCTTGGGGGGGACTGGACACCTGTTCACCCCCTTGTCGTTGCGGTACACCCCCGAGCGCCTGATCGCCGAGTCCAACGAGGCCTTTGGCGGAATCCACATGATCGACATCTCTGGATGGGCCTACAGCCGCGCGACCGGGCGCGTCGGCGACTATCTCTCGAACGATCTTGGCGGGCTGAGCGAGCTTCGTCGGATGGTGGAGCGCTCACACGCTGAGGGGATCAAGGTGGGCCTGTACTTTGAGGGGTACCTTATTGACCGGCGGTCGGACCTGGCCAGGAAGGCGTTGCCCGACTGGCAGTCGGTGGACAAGACGGGCAAGCCGCGCTGGTGGTCGGGGGACATGGAGTTCTTTGCATGTCCGGGCGTCGAGGCGTGGCGGCGTGAACTGGCCGGCAGGATCGCCAAGGTGGCGCACGAAACGGGCGCGGATGCCGTCTATGTCGATCAGTTTGGCCTGCTTGGGCCGGGCAAAGCCTGCTGGGCTCCGAACCACGGGCATCCAATCCCCTCCAACCCCATTCTGGAAGAACGGGCGATGCTGCGGACCATTCGTGAAGCATTGGATAAGCAAGCCCCGGGCACCGCGATATACATCGAGTACACTCCGGTCGACGGCCTGATGGATCTCGTGGACGCCGCGTTCGACTATGGTCTGTGGGACGTCGATGCCGGCTGGCATCCGGCCTCGCTGCCCTTGTACCGGTATGTGTTTCCCAAGCTCGCATCATTCGAGATGGTCGGCCACGGGATCCGGCCCATTCCGGTCGAGGTTGACGACCTGCACCGCTGCATCTTTCACGGATTGGGAATCTGGCTCAAGGGCAGGGCGGATTCATGGTACACGCCGCAGTTCCGCGAACTCGCCCGGCAGGCATACCCGATCTTCCGTGAGCATGCGGACATCTTCCGTTCGCGGCAGTGCGAGCCGCTGGTTCCGACGCTGCAAGAGGACCTCTACGCGAACCGTTTCGCCGGCCGTGACCGAACGATCATCACCCTGTACAACGCCGGCTGCTCGTCAGTGGCCGGCGAACTGATGCAGGTCCCGCTTCCGCCGGAATGGTCGGTGGTCAGTCTCCTCCCGCGCGGCGAGGCCGACGCCCAGCGCGACAAGGAACAAGTGACGATTCGTGGCACCGTCGCACCGCGGTCGGTGGCCGTGTTTCTGCTCTCTGCACCCTGA
- a CDS encoding glutamine--tRNA ligase/YqeY domain fusion protein gives MATTEGELFRTFIHDIIDEDMRTNRWGGRVVTRFPPEPNGYLHIGHAKSICLNYGLARDYGGKFNLRFDDTNPVKEEQEYIDSIIEDVRWLGADWEDRLFFASDYFQQMYEWAVQLIKAGKAYVCDLSADQVAAMRGTATEPGQESPYRNRSVEENLDLFERMKKGEFPDGSRTLRAKIDMASPNFNMRDPVMYRILHATHPHTGDEWCVYPMYDWAHGLEDSIEQVTHSICTLEFENHRPLYDWFLDQLGIYHPQQIEFARLNLTYTVMSKRKLLQLVKEGLVRGWDDPRMPTICGLRRRGYTPEAIWNFCRRIGVNKYDSIVDIQLLEHCIREDLNKRAPRVMGVLRPLKVVIDNYPDGQVEELDAINNPEDPGAGTRHVPFSKVLYIEQDDFREVPPPKYFRLTPGQEVRLRYAYFVKCTGCVKDPATGEVSEVHCTYDPATRGGDSPDGRKVKGTIHWVSAGQAVDAEVRLYDHLFSKPDPDDVPEGQDWKTGLNPNSLEVLTGCKVEPSLANAAPGSRFQFERMGYFCVDPDSTPGKPVFNRTVTLKDTWAKIAGKQEGKPKR, from the coding sequence ATGGCCACGACCGAAGGTGAATTATTCCGGACCTTTATTCACGACATTATTGATGAGGACATGCGCACGAACCGCTGGGGCGGCCGGGTAGTGACCCGCTTCCCGCCGGAGCCCAACGGGTACCTGCACATCGGGCATGCCAAGAGCATCTGTTTGAACTATGGGCTGGCCCGCGACTACGGCGGCAAGTTCAACCTGCGCTTCGACGACACCAACCCGGTCAAGGAGGAGCAGGAGTACATCGACTCGATCATCGAGGACGTCCGCTGGCTCGGTGCCGACTGGGAAGACCGATTGTTCTTTGCGTCGGATTACTTTCAGCAGATGTACGAGTGGGCAGTCCAGCTTATCAAGGCGGGCAAGGCCTACGTTTGCGACCTGAGCGCCGACCAGGTTGCCGCCATGCGCGGCACGGCGACCGAACCGGGCCAGGAGAGCCCTTATCGCAATCGCAGCGTCGAGGAGAATCTCGATCTTTTCGAGCGGATGAAAAAGGGCGAGTTCCCCGACGGTTCGCGGACGCTGCGGGCCAAGATCGACATGGCCTCGCCGAACTTCAACATGCGCGATCCGGTCATGTACCGCATCCTCCACGCGACTCACCCGCACACCGGCGACGAGTGGTGCGTCTATCCGATGTACGACTGGGCCCATGGGCTGGAAGACTCGATCGAGCAAGTCACGCACTCGATCTGCACGCTGGAGTTCGAGAACCACCGCCCGCTGTACGACTGGTTTCTCGACCAGCTGGGCATTTACCACCCGCAGCAGATCGAGTTTGCCCGGCTCAATCTGACCTACACGGTGATGAGCAAGCGCAAGCTGCTGCAACTGGTCAAGGAAGGGCTCGTGCGTGGTTGGGACGATCCGCGTATGCCGACGATCTGCGGCTTGCGGCGCCGGGGCTACACGCCGGAAGCGATCTGGAACTTCTGCCGGCGGATCGGGGTGAACAAGTACGACAGTATTGTGGACATCCAGCTTCTTGAGCACTGTATCCGGGAGGACCTCAACAAACGAGCCCCACGGGTCATGGGCGTGCTCCGGCCGCTGAAGGTGGTCATCGACAATTATCCTGACGGGCAGGTCGAGGAGCTCGACGCGATCAACAACCCCGAGGACCCCGGCGCCGGGACCCGGCACGTGCCGTTCTCGAAGGTGCTGTACATCGAGCAGGACGACTTCCGCGAGGTCCCGCCGCCGAAGTACTTCCGACTGACCCCCGGTCAGGAGGTGCGGCTCCGCTACGCCTACTTCGTCAAGTGTACCGGCTGCGTGAAGGACCCGGCCACGGGCGAGGTCAGCGAAGTCCACTGCACCTACGACCCGGCCACCCGCGGCGGCGACTCGCCCGACGGCCGTAAGGTCAAGGGGACGATTCACTGGGTCTCGGCCGGCCAAGCCGTCGACGCCGAGGTGCGGTTGTACGACCACCTGTTCAGCAAACCCGATCCCGACGACGTTCCCGAGGGACAGGACTGGAAGACCGGCCTGAACCCCAACTCGCTGGAAGTGCTCACCGGCTGCAAGGTCGAACCGAGTTTGGCCAACGCCGCCCCCGGCAGCCGATTCCAGTTCGAGCGAATGGGCTACTTCTGCGTTGATCCGGATTCAACGCCCGGCAAGCCGGTCTTCAACCGCACGGTGACCCTCAAGGACACCTGGGCGAAGATCGCGGGCAAGCAGGAAGGCAAACCCAAAAGGTAG